A portion of the Saccharomyces paradoxus chromosome XV, complete sequence genome contains these proteins:
- the YRR1 gene encoding Yrr1p (Zn2-Cys6 zinc-finger transcription factor~similar to YOR162C): MKRRSDALLGTFQATNVTPPSDNGNSTAGGANGSNSVTPTSTGGKKRNKLIKSCGFCRRRKLRCDQQKPMCSTCISRNLTTCQYADEFNKDIEKKATYGPYPNAELLKKVEDLENKIRILESEKNTNSSASSMYTSPNFPPLDTSVCETSTETSSPLPDGVINPYADRYYLQSKHSGRSVLYGPTSMRTQIANSNWGFIEKYKQLWTKVKAERNKWKQNNQKTMCRELSLLDESNWEPDTLIKQICRFLPSYDKVLSILDDFFSDEACNEINMILDKAKVRRDFLDYFMPEKEVNANGDRSIVYILSNSKNNYYKAAVILLILCLKYFHANVPIPIEKLFTFLNGASTAKVFYVERAQMLILFYYHREIHSFGGDGSHLINLNESLFTTVTTIGLHLNIRETFKDQEIFMGSIESLENVWLMAILIDYSMSCNIGRPLLINKFYLDEKQDYCILNSQSKTYEGKLKRYLRMARPMLFALYDREKFPDLKAFSKQIINFVEEELGPLGHYTDENQSVEVPLRETRIISMAVGLLLSFYALVHSVLKARNIESKNNTFQLVLINFSIIVNTTIRCYRIDKALHPEKFKTSYPHLPPHMALSMSLTAGLFSKTLVFFCSLSYFKLTLFENGICLSNDMEVGWSDLTRMTVPLDKDLSLGTAMRLYSTIFDRLFTAGDKELIRTMHRSPQFVVELAIERTYRTILGNVIEFRKLTEETWLAQIKQELDPQGDHSSPEPKTVSDKQQQQQQDVNLAVPTPTPSIIPMSPTPGENKNHTKSQSEIIQMLTDEFWTNYNSGWEELVNQSEFSTLFDDYEDK; encoded by the coding sequence atgaaaagaagaagcgATGCTTTGTTGGGAACTTTTCAGGCCACCAACGTTACGCCACCAAGCGATAACGGTAATAGTACGGCTGGTGGGGCCAATGGAAGTAACTCTGTTACACCAACCTCTACTGGCggtaagaaaagaaacaagctTATAAAATCATGTGGCTTTTGCAGAAGGAGGAAACTTCGTTGTGATCAACAGAAACCTATGTGTTCTACATGTATTTCTAGAAATTTAACGACATGTCAATACGCTGATGAATTCAACAAAGACatcgaaaagaaagcaaCCTATGGTCCCTATCCTAACGCCGAGTTACTTAAGAAAGTTGAAGACCTGGAAAACAAAATCCGTATTCTAGAATCTGAAAAGAATACTAATTCGTCTGCGAGCTCCATGTATACTTCCCCAAATTTCCCTCCTTTGGATACTAGTGTATGTGAAACATCTACTGAAACTTCATCTCCATTACCAGATGGTGTGATAAATCCATATGCTGACCGGTACTACTTACAAAGTAAACACTCGGGAAGGTCGGTACTATACGGCCCAACTTCTATGAGAACCCAAATTGCAAATAGTAATTGGGggttcattgaaaaatataaacaattATGGACAAAGGTTAAAgcagaaagaaataaatggAAGCAAAACAACCAAAAGACGATGTGTAGGGAACTAAGTCTTTTGGACGAGTCGAATTGGGAGCCAGATACATTAATCAAACAGATATGCCGCTTCCTACCATCATATGACAAAGTTTTGTCTATTTTAGATGATTTCTTTAGTGACGAAGCATGTAATGAGATCAACATGATTCTTGATAAGGCAAAAGTTAGAAGAGACTTTCTGGATTATTTCATGCCGGAAAAAGAGGTAAACGCGAATGGTGACAGGTCCATAGTCTATATTTTAtcgaattcaaaaaataattacTACAAAGCTGCTGTGATACTATTAATCCTATGTCTGAAATATTTCCATGCGAATGTCCCAATCCCGATTGAGAAgctttttacttttctaAATGGTGCCTCCACCGCCAAGGTGTTCTATGTTGAGCGTGCTCAAATGTTAATACTGTTCTACTACCATCGCGAAATTCATTCATTCGGTGGAGATGGTTCCCATTTGATTAACCTAAATGAATCTTTATTTACCACGGTTACCACAATAGGGTTGCATTTAAATATCAGAgaaactttcaaagatcAAGAGATTTTCATGGGTAGCATCGAAAGTTTAGAAAATGTCTGGTTAATGGCAATATTAATTGATTACAGCATGTCTTGTAATATTGGCAGACCCTTATTGATTAACAAATTTTACCTAGACGAAAAGCAAGATTATTGCATATTGAATAGTCAAAGCAAAACATATGAGGGAAAGCTCAAAAGGTATTTAAGGATGGCAAGGCCAATGTTGTTTGCTCTTTACGATAGAGAGAAATTCCCGGATTTAAAGGCCTTTTCCAAGcaaatcatcaattttgtagaagaagaacttgGCCCGCTTGGACATTACACAGATGAAAACCAATCGGTGGAAGTCCCACTGAGAGAAACTAGAATTATAAGTATGGCAGTGGgattattattatcgttcTATGCACTAGTACATTCTGTGCTGAAAGCCAGAAACATAGAgtccaaaaataatacgTTTCAATTGGTTttaatcaatttttccatcattGTTAATACCACAATTCGATGCTATCGTATCGACAAAGCACTTCACCCAGagaaattcaaaacctCCTATCCGCATTTACCGCCACATATGGCGTTATCGATGAGCCTCACGGCGGGGcttttttccaaaaccttggtgtttttttgttccttgAGTTACTTCAAATTGACGCTTTTCGAAAATGGGATATGTCTATCCAACGATATGGAAGTTGGATGGTCGGATTTGACCAGAATGACCGTTCCTTTAGACAAGGATCTATCCTTGGGTACAGCAATGAGGTTGTACTCGACAATCTTCGATCGCTTATTCACAGCGGGAGATAAAGAATTGATACGCACAATGCACAGATCGCCGCAATTTGTAGTAGAGCTGGCTATTGAGAGGACTTATAGAACCATTCTTGGCAACGTCATTGAATTCAGAAAGCTGACCGAAGAAACATGGCTGGCACAAATCAAACAAGAACTAGATCCACAGGGCGATCATTCATCACCAGAACCTAAAACTGTGAGCGAtaagcagcagcagcagcagcaggATGTCAACCTTGCAGTTCCAACCCCCACCCCTTCAATAATTCCGATGTCCCCTACACCTGGTGAGAATAAGAACCATACAAAGAGTCAATCAGAGATTATCCAGATGTTGACAGATGAATTTTGGACCAATTATAACTCAGGCTGGGAAGAATTGGTTAATCAGTCGGAGTTTTCCAccctttttgatgattACGAAGACAAGTAA